The DNA window GGCCTGGGGCTTGGACGAACCTTCCAGCAGGTGCGGATCTTTCCGCGCCTCAGCGTGCTGGAAAACGTGCTCGTAGCCTCGGCCCGGTGCTCGTTGGCGCGGGCCATGTTTCAGCGGACAGGGGGCCGCGAGAGGGAGCGGTCGCTGGCTCTGCTTCACTTCCTGGGGATCGACGGCCTGCGTGACGCACCCGCAGGCTCCCTCTCCTTCGGACAGAAGAAATTGCTGGAGATCGCCACCATCCTGGTGGGTGAGCCTCGGGTGATCCTGCTCGACGAGCCTGCCGGCGGTGTCAATCCCACCATGGCTGCCCAGCTGGCGGGCAGGATACGGGCGCTCAACCGGCAGGGTGTTGCCTTCCTGATCGTGGAGCACAACATGGAGTTTGTCATGGGCCTCTGCGATCGAATCGTGGTCATGGCGCGAGGCAGGGTGATCGCCGAGGGGCGACCGGAAGAGGTGCGCGCCAATCCCGAGGTACTGGAGGCGTATCTGGGAAGTTGAACGAGATTCTTAGGCTGGACGACGTCTACGCGGGCTACGGAGGCGGGGACATCCTGCGCGGGGTTGATCTGACGCTGGAGGCGGGCACCGTCACCTGTGTGATCGGGCCGAACGGCGCAGGGAAGTCCACCCTGCTCCGCACCATCAGCGGAGTGCTCCGCCCGCGACGGGGCCAGATCTGCTTCCTGGGTTCCCCCATCGGTCGGCGCACCCCGCGGGAGATCCTGGAGCTCGGCATCGTGCAGGTGCCCCAGAACCGAAGCCTCTTCCCGCAAATGACGGTCGAGGAGAACGTGCGACTTGGCGCCTACATCCTCCGCGACCGCGCCGCCGTGGAGAGGCGTTTCCAAGAGGTGGCGGAGATCTTTCCGATCATCCGGGAACGTGCGAGAGACCGGGCGGGTTCCCTCTCGGGCGGCCAGCAGAAACTTGTGGAATTTGCACGTTGCTTGATGCTGGATCCGAAGCTGATTCTTCTGGACGAACCCTCCATGGGACTGGAACCGCGGATCCTGGGCAAGGTGCTGGACACCGTGGAACTGCTCTGCCGTTCGGGGCGGATCGTCCTCCTGGTCGAGCAGAACGCCCGCCAGGCGTTGGAGGTCAGCCACCGCGGTATCGTCATGGAGTCGGGGCGCGTGCTTCTGGACGAGAGCGCCGACCGCGTTCTTCACAACCCCAGGATCTCCGAACTCTACCTGGGAGGCGGTGTCGCCGGGGCCGGCTGAGCGGCGAGGGCGGCGGGCGCCGCGGGTGCGTTCGTCGGCGCTTCGGGTGGCGCGCGTCGGAGGCGGCGGCCGGGGCTAGAATGGCCCAGGAGCAGGAAGGGAGGCGGCAGCGAGCCCATGCCCAAGCGCCCGGTGACGGTCCGCGACGTGGCGGCCCGCGCCCAAGTCGACCCCTCCACGGTCTCCCGCGTGCTGGCGGGCAAGCCCGCGCGCAGCGAGACGCGCCAGCGGGTCCTCCAGGCGGCCGCGGAGCTGGGCTATTCGCCCAACGCCATCGCCCGCAGCCTGCGCCTGCGCCACGCCTTCAGCGTGGGCGTGCTGGTGCCGGACATCACCAACCCCTTCTTCGCCGAGGTGATCGACGGAGCGCAGGCGGAGGCGGAGCAGCACGGGTACTTCCTGCTGCTGATGAACACCCGCGAGGACATGGAGACCGCCCAGGCCTACCTGCGCGTGCTGGAGGAGAGCCGGGTGGACGGCCTGATGCTGGCCACCGCCCTGACCCAGGACCGTCTCATCGAGGAGCTGCGCCGGAAGCAGGTGCCCTTCGTGCTGGTCAACCGCCGCACCGAGGAGGAGGGCGACCACTACGTCATCGTGGACGGCCAGAAGGGGGCCTACATGGCGGTCGAACACCTCGTACGGCTGGGCCACCGCCGCATCGCCCACATCTCCGGGCCGCTCTACACCAACACGGCGCTCGACCGCCTGCAGGGCTATCGGCTGGCGTTGCGCGAATTCGGTCTCGACTTCGCCGAGGAGTACGTGGCGGAGGCCCACTTCCAGCAGGCCAGCGGGCGGCGCGCCATGGAGCGGCTCCTGCAGCTCCGGCCCCGTCCCACGGCCGTCTTCTGCGCCAACGACCTGATCGCGCTGGGCGCCCTCTCCGCCTGCCACGAGGCCGGGCTGCACGTCCCCGGAGACGTCTCGCTGGTGGGCTTCAACGACATCGAGCTCGCCTCACAGATCAGCCCGCCGCTGACGACCGTCGCCGCCTGGCCGCGGCGCATGGGCGCCGAGGCCGCGCGCATGCTGATCGAGCGCATCGAGGGAGGAAGCCCTTCCCGCCACCACCTCGTCCTCGAACCCCGGCTGGTGGTGCGCGGCTCCACCGGGCCGGTGCCGGTGGAGGCGTAGCCCCTACTACGGACGGCTGGTCGAGGCCGCCGCGGCGCTCCGGCTCGGCCGCCTCAACTGGGCGGGCTTCGACCTCCTTCGCCCGGCGGGCGACGAGCTGGTGCTCGGGCCTTTCCAGGGGAAGCCGGCCTGCGTCCGCATCCGCGTGGGGCAGGGGGTCTGCGGCACCGCTCTGGCGCGGCGGGAGACGCTGGTGGTGGAGGACGTCCGGCGCTTCCCCGGGCACATCGCCTGCGACCCCGCCTCGCGCTCGGAGCGGGTGGTGCCGCTCTTCACCGGCGACGGTGAGCCGTGCGGCGTGCTCGACCTCGACAGCCCGGTCGCCGGGTGGTTCGACCGCACCGACGCCGAGGGGCTGGAAGGCTTCGCACGCCTGCTCGAGCGCCGCGTCGACTGGGCGGCCGCCCTCGCCGCCCTGCGCGGCTCGCCGTAGCCGCCGCCGCGACCGGCCCGGGGCCGTGCGGGCAGGGAGGCGGTGTATTCTTACTAGAGCAACTAGCTGAAACCGGTCCGCGAAGGCGTACCGGCTCAGGGGGGAGCCGGCCGTGACCCAGCGTCCGCCCAACCGCCTGATCCGCGAGGCCTCGCCCTACCTCCAGCAGCACGCCCACGATTCCGTCGACTGGTATCCCTGGGGCGAGGAGGCCTTCGCCCGGGCGCGGGCCGAGTCGCGGCCCATCCTGCTCAGCATCGGCTACTCCGCCTGCCACTGGTGCCACGTGATGGAGCGCGAGTCCTTCCAGGACGAGGCCATCGCCGCCCTCATGAACCGCCACTTCGTCTGCGTCAAGGTGGACCGCGAGGAACGGCCGGAGGTGGACCGCTACTACCAGACCGCCTGCCAGCTGGCCACCGGGCGCGGGGGCTGGCCGTTGACGGTCTGGCTCCTCCCCGACGGCCGCCCCTTCCACGCCGGCACCTACTTCCCGCCCGCCGACCGGCACGGGCTGCCCGGCTTCCCGCGCGTCCTCCAGGCGGTCGCCGACGCCTGGCTGCACCGCCGCGAGGAGGTGGAGCGGGCGGCGGAGGCCTGGACGCGGGCGACGGCGGAGGTGCTGGCGGGGCCGCTGGCCCAGCTGGTGGCCGGCGACGAGGAGCTCTCCACGCCGGAGACGGTGGCGCTGCGGCTCGCGGAGGAAGCCGACCCGGTCCACGGCGGCCTCGGCCGCGCCCCCAAGTTTCCGCGCGCCCCCGAGCTGGAGCTGCTGCTGCGCGCCGGCCTGCGGCGCCCCGAGCTCCTGGAGACCGTGGAGGCGGCGCTCCGCGCCATGGCGCGCGGCGGCGTCCACGACCAGCTGGGGGGCGGCTTCCACCGCTACGCCGTCGACGCGGCCTGGCGCGTTCCGCACTTCGAGAAGATGCTCTATG is part of the Bacillota bacterium genome and encodes:
- a CDS encoding ABC transporter ATP-binding protein, which translates into the protein MSFLAVEAVRKRFGGVEALAGCSLDIEEGSVTGIIGPNGSGKTTLFNVISGFVPPDSGVVRLRDRAIHGLPPEQIYGLGLGRTFQQVRIFPRLSVLENVLVASARCSLARAMFQRTGGRERERSLALLHFLGIDGLRDAPAGSLSFGQKKLLEIATILVGEPRVILLDEPAGGVNPTMAAQLAGRIRALNRQGVAFLIVEHNMEFVMGLCDRIVVMARGRVIAEGRPEEVRANPEVLEAYLGS
- a CDS encoding ABC transporter ATP-binding protein, whose translation is MLRLDDVYAGYGGGDILRGVDLTLEAGTVTCVIGPNGAGKSTLLRTISGVLRPRRGQICFLGSPIGRRTPREILELGIVQVPQNRSLFPQMTVEENVRLGAYILRDRAAVERRFQEVAEIFPIIRERARDRAGSLSGGQQKLVEFARCLMLDPKLILLDEPSMGLEPRILGKVLDTVELLCRSGRIVLLVEQNARQALEVSHRGIVMESGRVLLDESADRVLHNPRISELYLGGGVAGAG
- a CDS encoding LacI family transcriptional regulator, coding for MPKRPVTVRDVAARAQVDPSTVSRVLAGKPARSETRQRVLQAAAELGYSPNAIARSLRLRHAFSVGVLVPDITNPFFAEVIDGAQAEAEQHGYFLLLMNTREDMETAQAYLRVLEESRVDGLMLATALTQDRLIEELRRKQVPFVLVNRRTEEEGDHYVIVDGQKGAYMAVEHLVRLGHRRIAHISGPLYTNTALDRLQGYRLALREFGLDFAEEYVAEAHFQQASGRRAMERLLQLRPRPTAVFCANDLIALGALSACHEAGLHVPGDVSLVGFNDIELASQISPPLTTVAAWPRRMGAEAARMLIERIEGGSPSRHHLVLEPRLVVRGSTGPVPVEA
- a CDS encoding GAF domain-containing protein — encoded protein: MVEAAAALRLGRLNWAGFDLLRPAGDELVLGPFQGKPACVRIRVGQGVCGTALARRETLVVEDVRRFPGHIACDPASRSERVVPLFTGDGEPCGVLDLDSPVAGWFDRTDAEGLEGFARLLERRVDWAAALAALRGSP